Below is a window of Leucobacter chromiiresistens DNA.
CGCCCGCCTCCGCGAAGATGCGCTCCGCGATCGCGGCGCTCCCCGCGCAGACGGCGGCGTGCTTGAACACGACCGCATTGCCGAGCAGCAGATTCGGCGCAATGCAGCGGACGAGCTGGTAGTGCGGGTAGTTCCAGGGCATGATGCCGAGCACGACGCCGGTCGGCTGCAGGCGCACCTCGGCGCGGCCTCCGTCATCGAGCGCGACGGCTTCGGGCTGCAGCACGCGAGCCGCCTCGCTTGCGTAGTGGGCGAGGATCGCCGCGCACGAGCGCACCTCGGCCAGCCCCTGCGAGACCGGCTTGCCCATGTCTCGCGCCATCTGCCGCGCAATCTCGTCGGCGCGCCGCTCGTAGACCTCCGCCGCGCGCGCGAGCATCTCCGCCCGCGCGGCGACCGGCTCCCCCCTCCAGGCGGCGAAGGCCCGCGACGCGCGCTCGAGCACCTCGTCGACGCGCGACGAGCCCGCGCTCGCACTCGCGCTCACACCCGCGCTCGCACTCGCGCTCACACCCGCGCTCGCACCCGCGCTCGTGCGCACGCTCTTCTGCTCGCTCATGCCGCGCGGCCCGGCACGATCGGGTCGAGGCGCAGCCAGATCAACGCGGAGGCGCCCGAGTCGAGCGCTCGGGCGAAGACGGGGGCGAATTCGGCGGCGTCGTCCACGCGATGCCCGGCGATGCCGTGCGCTCGGGCGAGCATCGCGTAGTCGGGGTTGGTCAGCTCCGTGCCCGAGGGGCGGCCGGGGAAGTGGCGCTCCTGGTGCGAGCGGATCGTGCCGTATCCGCTGTTGTCGATCACGACGACGATGGCGCGGCCCCCGGTCGCCTGCAGCGTGGCGAGCTCCTGCCCGTTCATCCCGAAGCAGCCGTCGCCGGCGAGCGCGACGACGGTGCGGTCGGGGTGCACGAGGCACGCGGCGACCGCGGCGGGCACCCCCATGCCCATCGCGCCGTTGCGCGGGCCCGCGAAGGTGCGCGGCCGTTCGTGGTGCAGGTAGCGCAGCGCGCCGATGACGTAGTTGCCGGCTCCCGCGGTGATGATGGCGTCGTCGGGCAGCAGCCGCTGCATCGCACCGAACACCTCCCCCCGCCACACGTCTTCGCCCGCGCGCGATGCAGCGGGGGTGCTCCAGGCGACGTAGGCCTTCCGCTCGCGCTGCAGGCGCGCGCGGCGCTCGGGCGAGCCCGCGCCCAGCTGCGTCAGCCCGTCGAGCCATGCCGCGGGCGGGGCGACGTAGTGGAGGGTGGTCTGCCCCTCGTGCGCGAGCAGGTCGGCGTCGTCGCCGACGACGATCGTCGTGGCCTCGCCGCCGCCGAGGGTGTACTCGTCTGAGAGCACGTCTCGTCGCGTCGTGCCGAGGTAGCAGACGAGGTCGGCCTCACCGTAGGCCTCCGCCGCGCCGTCGTTGCGACCGAACCCCAGGCTGCCGACCCAGGCTGGCGAGCTGTGCGGGAACGCGTCATGGCTGCGGAAGTCGGAGACGACCGGGATCGCGGCGTGCTCGGCGATACGGCGCAGCCGCGCGGCGCTCGCCTCGTCCCAGCCGTCGCCGCCGACGACGAACACGGGCCGCTCGGCGGCGTCGAGCGCGCGGGCCGCTGCGGCGAGCGCATCGTCGCCGTACCGCGCGGGCGGCCGCTCGGCCGGCGCGAGGTCGCGCGTGCGCGCCACCGGGGCGACGAGCACCTCCTCGGGCAGCCCGATCACCACCGGGCCGGGCCTGCCCGACTCCGCGATCTCGAACGCGCGGGCGACGCGCTCGGCCGCCGTCTCGGGGTGGTCGAGTGTGAACACCGCTTTCGCCGTG
It encodes the following:
- a CDS encoding thiamine pyrophosphate-dependent enzyme; this translates as MTDTVASTIVTHLERRGIARVYHVPGESFLGLLDALHDSPIRLVTARQEGGAGFMALAEARLTGRAGVVAVTRGPGAANASIAIHTAYQDCTPLVVFVGLIATHVRDLQAFQEFDLASWFGSTAKAVFTLDHPETAAERVARAFEIAESGRPGPVVIGLPEEVLVAPVARTRDLAPAERPPARYGDDALAAAARALDAAERPVFVVGGDGWDEASAARLRRIAEHAAIPVVSDFRSHDAFPHSSPAWVGSLGFGRNDGAAEAYGEADLVCYLGTTRRDVLSDEYTLGGGEATTIVVGDDADLLAHEGQTTLHYVAPPAAWLDGLTQLGAGSPERRARLQRERKAYVAWSTPAASRAGEDVWRGEVFGAMQRLLPDDAIITAGAGNYVIGALRYLHHERPRTFAGPRNGAMGMGVPAAVAACLVHPDRTVVALAGDGCFGMNGQELATLQATGGRAIVVVIDNSGYGTIRSHQERHFPGRPSGTELTNPDYAMLARAHGIAGHRVDDAAEFAPVFARALDSGASALIWLRLDPIVPGRAA